Genomic window (Propionibacteriaceae bacterium ZF39):
CCTGCTCCACCCCTTCGTCATCGACCTGGCGTTTCCACGCCGACTCCGCATGCGCGTTCAGGATCGCCGCCAGCTCTTCACCATCACTGGTCGGGAGCTGGCCCTTGATATGCATCGTGCCGTGACCGTCGTCCGCCAGGGACAAGCCGCGGTTCTTCCGGGCCCGTTCCTCCTCCCGGGCCAACCGGTCGGCCTCGATCTCCTCCGCCCGCTCCGGCGCCTCATGCTCCAGGACCCGCCACCCCGCCACCATCAGCTCACCCGGATCCAGCGACCCGGCCAGCTCCACCAACGACGCTTCACACCTTTCGAGAACTTCAGTGCCGAGATCATCCGGAAGCTGGCTCAACGCGTACGCGATCGCGGACCCTTGCTCACCCGAGACTGCGCCGGTGGCTTCGGCGGCCGTCAACTCGGCGTACCCACCCCGGCGCACCGCGTCCTTCACAATCAACCGACACTTCGCCAACGTGTAACCCAGACCCCGATGCAAATATTCGGCCGGGTTCGCCTTCGCCTCATTCTCCGCAGCCTCGCGCTCCACCATGGCCCGGATCGCGACCGCCCGCGCGGCCTCCACCAACCCCAACGCCTTGTCCGTCGCCGACACCAGATCCAGCACCGCCCGATCGGTCAACAACCCCAACCCCGGCTCCGCAAGCGCGCCCAAAGCCAGCGCGGTGATCACACCGATCGCCTCACCCAGCCCCGCCGCACTGGTGTTTTCCATGGTCCAAGTCAACCCGGGCCCACTGACACTTTTCGCTCACCCGCACGAATCCTTCCGGAACCGGAAGCACTACTCGACGGACAGCTCCCAGCGCCCGTTGGCGGTGATAGCCACGACGGCAGGCAGCTCGACATCAACGACAGCCTCGCC
Coding sequences:
- a CDS encoding DUF222 domain-containing protein, translated to MENTSAAGLGEAIGVITALALGALAEPGLGLLTDRAVLDLVSATDKALGLVEAARAVAIRAMVEREAAENEAKANPAEYLHRGLGYTLAKCRLIVKDAVRRGGYAELTAAEATGAVSGEQGSAIAYALSQLPDDLGTEVLERCEASLVELAGSLDPGELMVAGWRVLEHEAPERAEEIEADRLAREEERARKNRGLSLADDGHGTMHIKGQLPTSDGEELAAILNAHAESAWKRQVDDEGVEQAPRNKKLLLADALMELVRAHQVHRDAPMHGGDRPRVNVHLKLEDLVGGLGHMALNSGHPITALEARRLACDCDVIPMVLNSLGIPLDVGRAERLVNPHLRAALVARDGGCVFPGCDRGPAECEAHHIQPVRREALVYRTEVRDLRGRAVAAAR